TTTTGAACATACGGTTGCTATAACGGCAGATGGCTATGAAATATTGACTTTGCCCAGAGCGTAGGTGATATGAGTGGATAAATCCGTTCCGCAGATAGGTCAAATCGCAAAAGTGCTTCGCGGTAGAGATCCCGGAGAATACGCGGTAATCATCGGAATTGTAGATACACGCTTCGTTCTGTTAGCAGACGGAGATAAACGCAAATTCGATTCACCGAAGAAAAAGAACCTGAATCATCTT
This genomic window from Paenibacillus hexagrammi contains:
- a CDS encoding KOW domain-containing RNA-binding protein, producing the protein MDKSVPQIGQIAKVLRGRDPGEYAVIIGIVDTRFVLLADGDKRKFDSPKKKNLNHLQIQNAISSEVESSIRETGRVTNAKLRFAIAHFVDRLRVEAQEKGE